In the genome of Nitratireductor sp. GISD-1A_MAKvit, the window GTTCACATCCCATTCGCCCAGCATCATTGCCGAGGCAAAAGGCTATTTCGATGCGCAGGATCTGGATGTCGAGTTCGTGTCATTTCAGGCCGCGCAGCCCATGGCAGTCGCCATCGCATCGGGTGACGTCGATTTCGGCATGACGGCCATTTCCGGTGGCCTCATCAGCCTCGCCGACAAAGGCGTGATCAAGGTCATCGGCGGCGCGCTGCAGGAGACGCCGGATGTCGAGGGCCAGAAGATCCTCGCCTCGAAGGCCGCATACGACGCCGGCGTGAAGACACCCGCCGACCTCAAGGGTCACACCTACGGCATCACCACCACCGGTTCCTCCTTCCACTACATGGCGCACAAGATCGCCGACAAGGAGGGTTTCGACCGCGCGGAAATCCAGGTGAAGCCGCTGCAGAAGGTGCCGGCCGTGATCGCGTCGCTCAAGAGCGGTCAGATCGACGCCTGGTCCATCGTGCCAAACATCGCGGGCGCATTGACAAAAGGCGATGCAGTCGTGGAGATCGGCAAGGTCTCCGACTATATCGACAATTACCAGGTCACCACGGTCTTCACCTCGACAAGGAACGCAACCGAAAAGAAGGATCTGGTCGAGCGCTTCCTCGCCGGCCTTTCCGAGGGCATCAGCGACTACAACGCCGCCCTCGTCGACAAAACCATGAGCGAGGAAGACACGGCGGCCATCGTGGCGATGATCCACAAATATGTCTATTCCGACCAGCCGATCGAAAAGGCCGATCCGCGCATTCGTGCCGGCGCCATGCGCATCAATGAAGGTGCGGCGCTGAGCGTGGCGAGCGTCGAGGATCAGCTCGAATGGTTCAAGTCGGAAGGCCTCGTGCCCGATGGCGTGACGATGGAAAAGCTGGTCGACACCAGCTTCGTGGAAACCCGCTAACAGCGAAACCGCCCCGGCCCCAACCGGGGCGGTATTCTTTGAGCCGATGCAGCTTCTTCTCAAGAACGTTACCCATCACTATGGCGGCCGGACCGTCCTCGACGACATCTCGCTCACGGTGGAGGATGGAGAAATCGTCTGCATCGTCGGCCCGTCGGGTTGCGGCAAGTCTACACTGCTGCGCATCGCAGGCGGGCTGGAAAAACCGGATCAGGGGCAGGCGCTTCTTTCCGGCCCGGAGCCTGAGGGCTCACTCAATCCACTCACCTACATCTTTCAGGATTTCGCCCTTCTTCCCTGGCGCAGCGTGGAAGGCAATGTCAGCCTCGTGCTGGAAGATCACGGCATCGCCGCGGTCAAACGGCGGGCCATCATCTACGATGTGCTCGCCCGCACCAATCTGTCCGATTTTGCAAAAGCCCTCCCGCGCCAGCTTTCCGGCGGCATGAAGCAGCGCGTGGCCATCGCCCGCGCGCTCGCCGTCAAGCCGGCCATCATGCTGATGGACGAACCGCTTTCGGCGCTGGACAGCCAGACCCGCGAACTCCTGATGGACGATCTCGTGGCGTTGTGGACCCGCGAGCGGTTTTCCGCCTGCTATGTGACGCACAATCTCAACGAGGCCGTGCGTCTGGGCAGCCGCATCATCGTTCTGTCACGCCGTCCCGGTCGCATCCGCGATGTGGTGGAGATCGACATACCACTTGCCGAGCGTGCCGACCGGCTGGCAGAGCTCGAAACCCTTCAGCGCCGCGTCTGGGAGATCATGCGTGA includes:
- a CDS encoding ABC transporter ATP-binding protein, coding for MQLLLKNVTHHYGGRTVLDDISLTVEDGEIVCIVGPSGCGKSTLLRIAGGLEKPDQGQALLSGPEPEGSLNPLTYIFQDFALLPWRSVEGNVSLVLEDHGIAAVKRRAIIYDVLARTNLSDFAKALPRQLSGGMKQRVAIARALAVKPAIMLMDEPLSALDSQTRELLMDDLVALWTRERFSACYVTHNLNEAVRLGSRIIVLSRRPGRIRDVVEIDIPLAERADRLAELETLQRRVWEIMREEAREADREISDVA
- a CDS encoding ABC transporter substrate-binding protein, whose product is MTAITRRALGALALSAAFSGFALPSQAADKINVGILSFTSHSPSIIAEAKGYFDAQDLDVEFVSFQAAQPMAVAIASGDVDFGMTAISGGLISLADKGVIKVIGGALQETPDVEGQKILASKAAYDAGVKTPADLKGHTYGITTTGSSFHYMAHKIADKEGFDRAEIQVKPLQKVPAVIASLKSGQIDAWSIVPNIAGALTKGDAVVEIGKVSDYIDNYQVTTVFTSTRNATEKKDLVERFLAGLSEGISDYNAALVDKTMSEEDTAAIVAMIHKYVYSDQPIEKADPRIRAGAMRINEGAALSVASVEDQLEWFKSEGLVPDGVTMEKLVDTSFVETR